The Salvia miltiorrhiza cultivar Shanhuang (shh) chromosome 2, IMPLAD_Smil_shh, whole genome shotgun sequence DNA window GCATTAATGAAATATATATTCGAAAAAGcagaaaaattaaatacaattgcaaaaaaatattttaacataagAAATAGACAACacgcaaaaaaaaattatatttattaacaaATAGACAACATGCAAAAAATTAATGTCTATCAACAAATAGACAACGTCAGAAAACTGTTGtctatacatataaaaaaaattcttatctTTAATCAAATAGTCATCAGTTTTCTAACCATTGTGTATTTCAATATAGACGATAACCTATGCTTGTTGTCTATAAACGCCTCCACATAGATTACACCTCTCTATTAATGATAGTCATTTTTTTAATAGACAATAAATTTTGTTTGTTGTCAATTAGCGAATTTCTTGAAATTAAGAAATACTAGTATATTTATACAATTGAAAAACTAAAGATATatattgagttttttttttatgaattaaatttgataatCTTTAGAAAGAATCAAaattgagtgagagagagataagaGCATAGAAAAAAATTTGATGGAGAAAATATGGCGGGAAAATAAGTTGTTAcaattatgcttttatatactACTAGCACACTCATTCGAATGATGCACGAAAATCAACAAAATTAAGTAACATTTTTTGTCTATtaatattaaacataatttatAAGTAAAAAAAGTCAAATTACCAATAATTAATTcaacaaaaaaaacataaaattatatattatgaaatattttattatagtaCAATATTTGTGGTTATACTGCCAtcatttttatcataaaaaaattaaaaaatttaattacaatCTCATACTCTTGATATGCCACATGCAAATGATGTGTGAAAACtgatttatatattaattatgatTCCTAAGTTAATTCATAATACTAGTTATTATAATATGAATCATTCGTATACAGATATATACGTGAccttgcaaaaaaaaaaaaattgtatgcCCATTCTCCCCTTGCAAACATAAGAATATCATTAATTGATCATGGTCATATATGAGATGATTAGCAACACGTACCAAACAATGAAATTAGGAAGTTGGAGAATAAAGCACAATCTAATTTCAATCCGCTTTTCATAAATATTTCTATAAATGAATtgttgtaaaaattaaataatgatCCTATAACAACAAATTAATCATACCTTCTAAGAAAGGGTATTATttacaattaattaatcaaggcaGGTAGGTAGGTGCATCTGCTCCACACAATGCAAACTCATTTTATTCCGACCAAAATGATCCCTCAACTCAACAAGAACCACACCTTCGCCGCCGCAGGTGCTGTCGCCGGTGCCACTGCCGGTACTGAAACTATTGCTTCGGCAAGAGCCTTTCTCGGCAACAATAACTTCACCCCTTCCCTGCCTTCACCTGCATCTATACATACAcatacacatatacatatatacatgaGAGAGatgaaagtatatatatatgatggattaaatactaaattaatACCATCTAATCTTGATTGAAGATTAGCAGAAGCAGCGAGGCGAACAAGCGTGGGAGTGACGGCGGTAAGCAGAGCCCAGAAAAACAAGATGACAATATAGATTCTAACATTCATTGCTGACAAAAGAATTTGGCAGCCATTGAAAAAGCTGAGGATGGAAGGGTTTTTATATAACTGCAATGGAAATCATAGTCTTAGCTGGCCATGTTTGAGAACCAATCACATTATCAGCTGCTCATTTTGGGAAATAATTTAAAGGACTATATAGGTTGcgagttttatttatttgctttggaGTTTTTATTTGGTTGTTGGAAGTTGTTGCACCAAATGTATGTGTAATATGATTTGGAATCCTTCTGTCATGGGTTTTATTGGCTAAGTCAAGGTCTAAAGCATTATGTTATTTTCCgcatatatatttgtatattgGGGCCGGTTACTGTGAGACTTGTATAGTTGAGATTCTTCAAAATGTTTGTTTGCCTAATTTGGGAAATGAATAATGAATCTATCTGTCTATTTTTCTACTCTTCtaaagttattattattattacgttCACCAAAAATATAACACTTTTATGtagcacaagttttaataaaattggtggaCATCTAAAATGACAAAAGTATCATACTTTTCATGAACTGGGGGAGTATTATTATTGATGTTGTAAAACTACATGTAATCTTGTCGATTTTGTGAAAACATTCCTAGTGGGAAAAAATTGGAGGTTCGAGATCACATTGAAAAAACTATACCTTCTACCAAAATTATAGCAAAGATTATTGCTTCCTATTATTATTTCTTACTGCAACTTCTATTGTGGATTTTACTTATAAACTACGAATTCAATTGTTTGACTCAAAGTCAATATGTTGTTATTGTTGAGCTAGGAAACAATGAAagaattttcaattaaaaactcaaatatgCTTTCAAAACTCCAACGAACTCAGATCACAATActtttactctctctctctctctcgttacaAAAGCCAACACCAATATTTATAGATTGCTATTTTGGCTGCTGTTCAACCTGAATTACCGTGGTACAACTCTCAAGGCTGGTACCACTCTCAAGGCTTAATAGTTTATAATACGTACTCCCCCGTCTCACTCTAAtaaactcattttttttttgtataaaaaaattgtacttaatcGGTGTgaaccacaccactttactaccactttcctactaaaaaataaattttcttaatctccgtgcccaaaaaaagtgagcctattggagtgagacggagagagtatactGTAAGGTTAATAGTGGATGTTGCACCCAACTTTTATCATTTTCCAAAAAATGTGATCACCTCACATTTTTCACTTTTAAAAacccccaatttattttttaaaataaattcaatttataCCGCGCATTATAGAATTCGATAATAAAATAGTTTTGATGCTTAGTTGGAATAtgtatattgaaaaaaaaaaatctctcgtTCATCAAGTAAAATCTTCAATACCACAAGCTTTGTACCTTAGTATTCATGACCTTTATAAGGAAGAGTTACAGATGCTCGATCTTCGATCctaagaagaagaataagacaTGTTTGGGGACGGCTGCAGAAGAACAAAGACTAGAATTGCATGGTGGGTTTAAGACCAGAAAATGCTTTTCACTATTAAAAAAAGGAACCAAATTAAAAACGAAAAGCTGAAATAAAATGAACTAGTGGTATTCACTAAGAAACTTCCATGACAAGCCCCGCCTCTCGACTCATCTTCAGATCTTCTAATGCATCAATTTGTCTCTCTGGAAATCTAGAGTGAAAGGGATTTTTcaaatactaaaaaaaatttggagctCTTCCTCCACAAATAGCACCAACCAAAGTTAAACATGTGGAAAAGAAGAATCGACCGATCAAAAATGAATTAGACAAACTCCATACTCAGCCAAACCATCTTATCAGCAGGAATTTCGTGTTGCTTATGGTAAAACTGACTATCTCGACATTAACAATATACTCATCTTACATCTTACATCTtacaacgaaaaaaaaaaagattaattacGATAATTACAAGCAATCTTAATTTATTCGTTACTGTCTATCAAGTTAACTTTATAAGAAGTACATGTTTCAAGTAAAATGTTATCACCTACAATTCCATTGGTACAGATTCTGCACATGAACTCAGTCCTTTGACAGACCACGGGTGCTTTGAGTTTGAGCAGGCCTTTTCCCAGTGTACCTCTGTTTTCAAATGTAAATGAAAATAATGGTAAATTAATCGAGGGCCAACGAGTGCAgagttactttcatatatatgtatatagatagatagatatgtAAACCAACTTAAACATTTTAAACATTCATTACTAAGTGATCACCTGCTTTCCCAAGCTGAATGGGAGATATCTGTACTTGATCATATGAGTGATTAGCCTCTTCATTGTGAGGAAGAAAAGGAAAAACCAGTAAAAGAACAAAATGGGCCAGAACACTGGGACGTCGAACATGGAGAAGAAGGTTAAGAGGAAGGCAACACAACAAGCTTTTGTGATTGCATACCTGAAAAGAAAAGTCTTTTCAGCACCAAAAAAAAGGGAGCAAATAAACCAAAGTGAGAAAATTTATAAGCGTTTCCAGATCCTCTACTAATCTTTCGTTCCTAAAACTTACTGGGCTTTCAGATCTCTTTCGCAAGAGACATTGAAATTGCATCAAAGGCATGACTCCACTCTAATTTAATTTCCTCATTCATGCAGCTCACATATTTCTGTTATATCAATTATTAACATATAGTACTATTTTAGGAGCACTAGAATTTCAAAACAAttgcaaaaacaaaaacaaaacaaaacaaaaaaatctttcttttctcCCGAAGCACCATTCTATCTGGTTATTAATGAATAATTGACTAAGACCAGAAAAGGAATCATGCCATGCCGAATAATCAATGATGGACAAGTACAGTTAGATTTTATATGATAAGATCGTCAAatgtaaatatttttcaaatatgaGTGTTACAACATACTGTGGACATCAAATTGTTCCTCTTTTAGTAAGCCAAGAAATAACAATAGGCAGAGAACAAAATCAGAAGATGGAAGAACCAAACCTTAATAAGACCAACTTGATGCTAGTACACATGCCTTAAATGTGAAACCAGATGCTAGATAGTATATCTATTTCACATTCCTTTCCATCTATTTTCTCACTACAATGCAACAGCAACTCATGAAGCATCAAACATTGGACTACACATAAAAATTGCAGCTAGAGTTGCAAATATATGTTACTAAGTAAgaaggtgtttggctaagcttatttaaGAGAAGTTATAAGGTCCAACAGTTTATGAGAtctttcaagagcttataagatgcaACAAATTAAGAGCTTACAAGTTGTCAAAAGTGTTTGCAAAATTGAACTTACAagcgagagagagaatataaaatCCTTGTTAGAGAGAAATTTGAAAAGAGATGAAGTCGGAAAGGTATATGACACAAATAACAAACCATAGTAGGATTAATTTTGTGAACTAATTATTGCTTATAAGATTATGACAAAATAAGTTGTCTAGGAGTTTGTTTTGCCAAATACTTtgcaagagcttataagctcataaaCAGCTTAGAAGCTATTctaaggagcttataagctcagtcaacccccccccccccccccccccaccaacAAGAGAATGCAGCATACTAGAAGCTACTGTACATTGCCAAAGAAGGAAACAAGTAGCTTGTAAACATAGGAAAGGCATATGTATCGAACCAGAACAAAAATTCAGGAAGGCGACGGACAAAGGGCCTGAACTCCTCAGAGTCTCTAGTAGGCGAAGAAGGCCCATCCAGCATTTCTAGCTCAGGATCAACCTTGGGTGACATAAACCCGATCAACAAATTCAAGATGTAGATTGACAGGCCATATGAGATGACATAAAACCCCTGAGCATAATAAACACGCAAGATGTATATTGCTGCTGCAGCAAGTGTAACAAGCCACCTACGAGCCATATGGGGACCGGACCTATCCAAATAAAACTGAAACTTCCTCGAAAATTCATTTCTCCACTTTGCTAATGGTGACTCTGGAGCAGCAGTATCAGTCCCAACATCTTCCATTATCTTCACACTGCATTGGAATGCAGagcaacataaataaataaccaTCAACAGCATCGTCAACTAGTGAAAGAGTGAACCCCAATATATGAAAATAGTCTTTACAAGTAAATTGTTTCTGCACAGCAATAACAACATTGACAAAGCATAAATTGTTCTTCACAATTCTTTCTAAGTTCAGTAATTCCACAAGACGTTTGCAAATTTaacacaccacacacacaaagATGAATAAAAGCTAAGCCCTCCGCTGCCGGTGAAGCAAGAAAATATAGAAGAGAATTAGCATATTTAATTGCATAACCAACTCGAATTGATAAACGATTTCAACAACACTAAAATCAGGTACCATGAAAGAGTTTAATTAGCCTGTAATTACCCCGATTAGTGCAATTACTTTTAGAAATCCAAAGTAACTGCACAAATTCTTCAGAATGAATTACCTCGTAATCAGCAATTCGTTTCAAAATATGTCCGTATTAACTACAACTGTAACAGAGAGGGAATCGGCATAAACATTCTAGAAGAAATATGCATAAACATAGAGAGCCGACCTCAACTTTATGGGAGAAATGGTGTAACAACGAAGTAAACAAATGGCTTGCGAACTTGTTTTTACGGCAAAATTTTCACTACTTCATTTTTGGTCTGTAACGAGTAAATTAATTTCACCGGGTAGTAATTGTGAATAGTAATTTCATTCGTTTTATGTATTTACATTATTGCCCCTACATTAAACTACTACTcatctcttttttttaaaaaaaaaatactaacaaaATGTTCCAAATCCAAACAACAATAAATTCAGCACAAACGTATCGAAATTATGAACAAAGCATCAAAGTAACGGCAATTTGGTGCTTAATGGTTTCTGATgagttttatactccctccgctCCGGTAAATATAATCTTAACAAGGAGTGAcgtaaattttaataaaaatgattaagaaGGTATTTGGCTAAGCTTACTTTAAAAAACTTTGATGCTTATAAGCTAGAGCTATAACTTTTAGttaatgagaaaaaaatttgttaaagagaaaaaatcaaataaaaataaaattagaatgatatgattaaaataaaaattatagttgagttatttttataaaatgaatgttgcttataagataatgaaaaataagttgggatagaaaaacttattttttgtgaGCTTATAAATaagttttaaatataaattctaTAAGAACTTATTTTGCGaaatactttaaaaaaattataagctataaacaacttataaactattttaaagaacagcactcccagcagaaatcccaaaattatgctcataTATTCTTCCCTAAaacttccctatttaattttaggatctcgattttataaatgcatacaccagatctcctattttctacataaaaataataattatgtgtgggccctactaattataagcttaaaataaatttatggtgggtgtaaatttaagattgaatttaggtaggtgcaatttttttgtgggccccatccaatttaggggatctgctggatgtatttttttatctcattttcaattattttagcctaaatttagagttagtgatgtaTTTAGGTGATCTGTTGGGAGTGCTCTTACAAGCTCCCTAAACCTTCTTAGTTTCCACATTTTAGGATGAGATACGTAGGGAGTATGCTTTAATTTATgtggatatattttttttttttaatttcgtcATTGCGAGAATACGAGTGAAAGCTACGATTAACCCAAATAAAAATGtgtgaaaatgaaaaatgtagAGTGAATCCCCAATTTACCCCGTAAATCGTTGGCTCTCCGTTCTTGCCCTATTCAATTGTGCCTTTCAGAGTCTCAAGAGCAGCTGCAGAATCCATTAAATTAGAGCAGAATCACACCCCCCCTTTCAATCTCAACTCATTCTTAGATCATACACTGCACAAGCAGCAAACCCACGTAATTCCGTCGAAATGGGGACCCTAGGAAGAGTGGTGTACACGTTGGGGAGTTGGATTCGGCATACGGGTCAAGCCATGGATCGAGTCGGTTCCACCTTCCAGGCAGGCTACTATATCCAGGATCATAGTAAGTCCTTTCTTGTTCGTTTGCAGTTATTATTTTCCACTATTTCTGATCCTTTGTTTTGTATGTGAGATGAGGAATGTCAATGTTTTGAATTCCTTTTTACAATATGCCGTTAACTCGTTTGTTGGGGAAACAAAAATTgcggattttatatttttcgagCTCTGTAGATGGAGATGTGGATGAACGAATTTCCATTAGAAATGGGAAATGTCGGACAGAAGACAGGAAAATGGGGCTGTCTTGATCTTCTTCGTTACTGTGAAAATTCGTGCTTTGATGCCTAATTCGACATTTCAATTGCTTTTTTATTGGGAGCTACCCACGCTAATAGCCTAATACTAGTAACTAATTGTTTCATTACACAATGCTGAAAATGGTTGTTGCATTATAGAGCAGTCTAAAGGTCTGCACGGAGCGAGGCATGAA harbors:
- the LOC131010497 gene encoding protein RER1A-like, with the protein product MEDVGTDTAAPESPLAKWRNEFSRKFQFYLDRSGPHMARRWLVTLAAAAIYILRVYYAQGFYVISYGLSIYILNLLIGFMSPKVDPELEMLDGPSSPTRDSEEFRPFVRRLPEFLFWYAITKACCVAFLLTFFSMFDVPVFWPILFFYWFFLFFLTMKRLITHMIKYRYLPFSLGKQRYTGKRPAQTQSTRGLSKD